The DNA segment AACGAGATCGCATTTGGGCTTTCATTAAGAACAAAGTTTGGTTGCATGAAAACATCGGAAAACAATATTGCTCATCCAGTGTGACTGAGTGGTTCAAAGCCACTCTATCCTTCGACAGATGAGAAGCAACCAGTTCCTACAACTTAATTTGCCTGCACTAGGGGAAAAGAATGGTGTTTATGGCAGAAATCTCAAAACGTATCGGAATCATCCCACAAAAATAATCACCCAGCCTGGAATCGTAATGAAAGTGTTGAGGAGAAAAAGAATTGTACTGTTTATAGCATATTTTCTGCTGTTAGTTCTCACCATGCTGAACTTGGCTAACTACAGGTGGACTAAAGAACCTCAACAGTGCAATATCCAGATGAGAAGCACACCATATCAGGGCAGGTCAGACATTCGATTTCTTTACAGACCATCTCTTGCAAAGAAGAGACAGCTTGTATATGTTTTGACCACATGGAGGTCTGGCTCATCCTTTTTCGGAGAGCTGTTTAATCAACACCCAGAGGTTTTCTTTCTGTATGAACCGATGTGGCACATCTGGCAAAAGCTGTACCCGGGTGATGCTGTGTCATTACAGGGAGCAGCAAGGGACATGCTAAGCTCGCTGTACCGCTGTGATCTTTCAGTTTTTCAGCTGTACAACAGCCCTGGGGGCAAAAACTTCACCTCCCTTGGACTTTTTGGAGCCACACTTAATAAAGTCATCTGCTCGTATCCTCTTTGCTCCGCTTATAGGAAAGAAGTGGTTGGGATGGTGGATGACAAAGTGTGCAAAAAATGTCCTCCACAAAGCCTCAGGCTTTTAGAGGAAGAATGCCTTAAATACAACACTATAGTCATAAAAGGGGTTCGGGTTCTGGACGTCAATGTTTTGGCGCCCCTTATGGAGGATCCATCTCTGGATCTCAAGGTGATTCACCTGGTTCGAGATCCCAGAGCCGTGGCCAACTCCAGGATCAAATCGAGGCACGGGTTGATTCGTGAGAACTTGCAGGTGGTCCGAAGCAGGGATCCCAAACTGCGTCGGATACCCTTTGTGGATCCCGGCCACAAAATGAGCAAAAAGGACGGCGCAGATTACCATTCGGTTGGGGCTATGGAGGTGATATGTGATCGGACGTACAGGAGCCTGAGGACTGCCTTAAATCCTCCCGACTGGCTTAAAGGGAAATACATGGCGGTGCGCTATGAGGATCTGGTGGAAAAGCCTGTCAAAACACTCCGGAATGTTTATCAATTTGCTAATCTCAGTGCCAACCATGACATTGAGTCTTTTGCTCTTAACATGACGAATGGCACAAGCTCTTCCTCAAAGCCATTTATTGTGTCTGCCAGGAACGCAACACAGGCGGCCAGTGCGTGGAGAACAGTGTTGAGTATTCAACAGATAAAACAAGTAGAGGAGTACTGCCATCATGCAATGGCTATCCTGGGTTATGAACGTGTGAGAACAGCTGGAGAAGCAAAAGACTTAAGTAAATCTTTATTGACCGCTTCCAAACTGTGACAGAGATAGCGTTCTGAAACGGAGCATCAGCTCAGCAACTgtggatttgtttgtttaaatcaaaGTGCTTTGAAGGATTTCACAATCTCTTTATGGAAAGTCATAGCTCTTTGTGGTCATTCAATGGCAccattacttttctaaatgGACCCGTAGATGTTTGATACGGCAGAATCTGTGAACCACTGGaaaatttatattgtacaaaCCAAATGTTGCATTGCCCTTTTTTCCCAAAATGGATGCTTAAGGTTTTTTGGAATGTTCTAGGTTTGTTTTTGAGTTTCAGTTAATTTGCTGTATGTAAAACTGAGAAATGAAAACGGAAAATGAGCAACAAAAATACTGATCAAAACTTGCAGAGTGCAGGTAATGCTGTTTCTTTAGAATCAATTCATGAAAGACAATCATTAAAGTTCACAATCTCCACACACTTTATGAATGCCAGTGTTATGTGTTATGTAAGgcatatttctcattttatcaaataaaaaccTAAAGCAATTCATTGCAAAAATCATAAAGGCTTTAATTTTACTGCTTAGTTGCTGCTGAATTTGTCAAGAAAGCATTTGAATCTAGACtggtttcataaaaatataggGACATTATATCTTCAATTAtagtattttaaagaaaaacattttttcttattatttaataatcacTGCAAACATAGTTCAGAATAGTTGAGCTAGTTCTGCAAAAAGAACCAGCTGCATTTGTTGGCTGATTTGTTGTTACTTTGTTTTGGTGTTTCGTATTTAGAGTACAGCAATGACATTCAGAAAATTTGTCAAATATGGTCCATGTGTCTAAGCATAGCTAGGAAGTTGGTTCGCTTTGCTCAAGTGCATTCCATGGGACCTCTGCTTACAACCTCTGTCTTATATTGGTCAAACATATAATATTGATCTGCTTTTGCTGTTCAGAAATGTGAATGAGAGTGAGAAAACACCAAGCAAACAGGGTTTCACTGGTTTACCACTGACTGTTAAATTGGTAAACCAGGACAATAGTTTACTATTAAGTAAACTGGCTGATAATATAACTATTGTACAAAGGGTTGATTTAGGAATTGTAGTTACTGAAAGAACATTAACCATAATTGTCTGATAGCAAGAGTCTCAATCTGCTGAATGGcttttaatggtaaaaatccaaaGCAATGAGTAAACAATTAACAACGAGACAATTCTCTTTCCACTTTGACTGTGGAATTCTGTGAAGTGTCAGATTTTTATACAGATTTGAATCATTTATGGAAATTGTTAGTACACTAGTAGTAACCTGgtgtaagttaaaaaaaaaaaaaaaaaaaaaaaaaaattccattaaTCCAGATCAACTGCTACAGTGTTTTTAATACCAAAAGCTAAAACAATAACTAAAGATACAGTTTTAAAAGTCCctgtaaatgaaaaagaatgGCACAGAGGTACAGTGCTGTTGAAATTACTTTCAGAACATTTCTCCAGCTGATGAacgataaaaacattgacagccagTCAGAATCCTTCCTGCTTcagcatttaaagcagcagatGACATAACTGCTCCATATGCTAAACATAAGCAGAAAGCTATTGTGCTATATGTATCTTTACAGTtattgttcttggtgtgaacaggcctgtATCTCTGGACAGCACACATATAAGTGGTTATGATAGCTCTCTGGATACTAAGCAAAAACAACAGCCATTGTTTTTCTGTTACCATACGCAGTATTTTCCAGAGGCATTTGGGACTTTCTTACagctttcatattttttttcagaatgaatGGGCGTTGTTTAGAGCCCTGTGTAATTGGCCTGTGGGGTTCTGttagaaaccaacataaactaAACTTGGTTGTGGTGGCTACAAACACATACTGCATCATATTAAGATGTGTTGTACTCAGAAACACGCTTGCACACAGTTCATTCCCCATGTACATCATAATGACTGGGTACCATAGCATCTCTCTGCTTGCCTCTGACGATGTCTTGTGCAGTTGCCATGACAACAGCTCAAGGAGGTGCAGCTATTATTTGTGTATGAACTGAAGCTATGGGAGCAGGTGGTGAAGACTCAACCTTGAGAAAGAGAGACAAAGAAAGATGCTGTATGTACATACTTTTGTTTACTTAGCAGGTATACAACCTAGCTACACttttgatgacatcatcatGTGGAGGAATTGACTATGTGCAGAAGGACAGAAAGAGAATGTATTCAATTGCATgtcaaatatacttttttttttcaaaattacacAGTCGCATCAATTGCCATTCTGCCAGACAAACTATAGtttcttttataaatatgtatttaaattaaatatagttttgatggtattatttctgttattaataGAACCACTTCAGTTCTACTTTCTTGTAATCAAGTTCactttgcaattctgttttccatcccaaaatcaatttaaaatttaagactgtagatattttacatagtatttaaattttgaagATGACAGTTATACAAAGGTGAATGTcaagaaaattaatttaaagacCAAGTAATTACTGCCTGTTGCCTTAGGCACGGTACTTAGGAGATGGTTAGAATCCATACGCAGGAATTTTATtgacaataccagtcaaaaattaCAGAAAGCAAAACAGGGGCAAGATGAGTATCCACAGTCTACAGCcagtgctgggtagattacCGGACTACAATTACAcagattatttgttttgttgttttaaagtgGAAATATTTTGGAGTATACAAACACAACGATCTTCTGCATCGCCTCATGTAACCCCTCCAAATGTAAATGAGCTTTAAAGGTCAAATGGACCATATCCAATGACCCATGGACTCAAAGGAAGACCTTTCTGTAAATGGAAATAAACCAGTGTTGTAAATGAGACAGAACCTGGGGGAGGGGGTTCCCTTAAAAAGAGCCTCATGTAAGGGTTGATTATTCTCCCAGGTGAGATGAAGGTAAGGTTGTTAGTTACACTATTTACATTAGAATAATGCTCAGAGTGCTTTTAAAACCTCTAGCCTTGCTGCTCAGTTTGTATGCTACCCGCACAACAGTTTCCACTTAGACAAGGGCAAACAATgtctgcaaaatatatatatattatatatttccaAATTTTGGAATAatagtaaagacattaaaacaacaaaaacaacataaataaatgtatagaaaTTAGTGAACAAAAGAAGTTAAGCAGCTTTGAagcaaatgaaaaagaaaaccaGAACCTCCACAAATTCAAAGATAGAAATTATGGAACATCATGGAAAAAGGAACATAGAACGtaacaaattaaaatcaaacaaacaaaaagtttaatgtttgaatttgaagattgatACGATCTgcttaaaaaagtttttttttttttttttttttttttttttaactttaattatttattatttaaaaacaataaattaaaaatattaatgcaaatCATATGTAGGAATAGTTAGGATATACAGTTTAAAGCCCATATGCAAAGTagacaataatttttacttaaagaaacagttctcacaaaaatgaatttttgctgaaaatgtactcactctcagACTATCCAAGCTGTACTTTGTTTTAGAGAACAgatttataaaaattttaattcattaatctTAGAAGCACTTGTCCTTCAATGTGCCGCAGTTCTCAGTCTACCTCACTAAAGAAATCATGATCGAGCACAGACACGCAGTGCACTATGATCAATTTTTTTTCGCGTTGTTGCTTTAAGCATCAGCGCATGTACCTTCCATGAACAAACAGAGGAGTTTGTTTAACTCCCCCCTCCCCTGTATCATTCTCGtctaatgtaattaatttaaacagtGTAGAATATTTTCATTGATCTTGGATCAATATAAACCATAGAATTATGCCTATAATTACTCAGCCTTTTGAGTCTTTTATTAACTTGTTTAAGTTAAACCTTTAAAACCTCTTCAGAgcaatttattttgaacaagGAAAATTCTACAGCAACAGTCCAAAGGTATATGCTGCTAGCACAAATATTTGCATAGAGGGACAAAGTTACAAAGTATTGAAATCAAGctacttctttttcttttttctaaagCTACTTTTTATAGTACCTATTTAATGGTTTTCTCAATTAACACAATAATGCCTTTATCTTTTGATGTatgattacattttgattaatgagATTTATTAATCACagcatcatgtaattaattagatttaattttttatcgATTGACagcacatttacatatatacatttaaatatacattttctgcccccatatcctgaattttgggaaaatgcattttattagactgaatcACGCAGTGAAAGAACAACTCTAGCTAGTATTAAAGCACTGATACCTCttcttataatcaatgaagctattcatacactgtatgataaatgaatctcttacttacatagttcatacatctgcactttgttgcttATAATGAAGGAATTCACGAGTTTTAGTCTGAACAAAGCTCCAGGTTTCAGTAATGACTATTCTGTACACCTCTGATTGGAGTCGTGTGTTGGTTATAATGCGCAACGCTgtaaaaatgcatacaaataaaatatgattgaaTGTAAGCGggtctaaatttaatacagcaatcaaatcttttcatttaattttcattagttttatgttttaagtcaggggtgctcaaccctggtcctggagatcgactttcctgcagagttcagctccagccctgaccaaacacacctgaaccagctaattaggatatCAAGGAGcatttgataattacagacaggtgtgtttgattagggttggaactaaactctgcaggaaagtcgatctccaggaacagggttggccACCCCTGTTTTAAGTATTATAGTTTTCAGTGTTAAGGGGGGTCCCTTAATGCTTATGGGGAGGTCCGAGAACCCCCCAACCCCATTTCAAACATTCTTTAAATGTAACTCTTAAATAATAAGCACTTGCATGCacagttttaaggcagctttTTAGTCACCTTTTTTGTAACTTCATGATTTAACTGACGACATAACTATGACTAACTACATAATCGTAGTTTTATTTGGGTTTGAATATGATACAGCGCTTTAATAGGCTATAGCCAAACAGCGCACGCTGGCACATTTGTGCGTGCACTTGAAGAGCTCGCGGCACGTGCACAGTATaacggctgacaggacaggaagattcatttttactgacatatgaccAGACAacggctgcgtccgaaagctctaaagcaggaaggcatcaaggaaAGTCCGAATCCcaattctgcttcacttcctgtctccggaggtaccttcttttgattgaattttgaaggcagtgatgtatccttcgctgccttcgatttcccacaatcctgtgcatGCGCATCATATaggctgtataaataaatatattctggtgaaattaaacttgatactttatataatagatgaaATTTTGACCATGCTATACTTTATGAGtagtaatagtgtaaaaagcataataaataatattgtttgtaataacagtattttacaaaagtgttaaaaggttttaaatgagtagtaaataagaataatatttacaatatactaccaataataacgaaatagccactaataacaatgacctgttctgccATTATTCTTGcaacagtgcttttatttttttaagcaaaaaatgcCATTCTCTGTCGTCTTTTCTGATGCACAGACCTTCAATGACAACAGCACTGAACTCTTTAtgtattaaatcatttatacatAACTGTTCAAGATCGTTTTTCTGCAAAATGTACAACTTAACCGttctgctgcctctgaagtctgtccgaAACTGTTTCTAGAGTTGCCTTCGCAGCCTTTGAAGTCACTGCCTGATAGGGCAgagaggcagcaagtcagctgactaggctttcggacgcagccaacatctcatctgaccgcagttcactgatgttctactgaagctcctcATTGGAGCGCACATCTGAAAAGTCTCCTGTTTGATGTGGTCGTTATTAGGGGAGCGTGGGGCACaactaacactttttgaatatcttagtttgtgtaaatccacgtgcGGTTCAGAGTACAATTTTTTATCCACGTTATTTTCACACTTGtgtttgctttgtttcataattacagtgtatacatttttcgttatttacctcaaaagaaaggaagtgaaaagtgacgACATACGCCGtatgtggggtacattgtaacatgtgaggggcacgttgtaacatgaccatatgacagcttaaaatgttatttgatcgaatgaaaaaatatacacaataaaacatacattcaaaaaacaccccctccctccaaacacagctctcaaaGAACACTGTTAGAAATTGCTGTAGATTTGGCAGCATAGTACTGTAAAAACCTACAGTACAATACCACATTTAtacattacagtaaaatactgtaatttatatTGCATTCTGGGTAATTCTGACTTGGCaggaatattttacagtatattttaatgttgctgtaaCCTTGCTGTAACCTGACTGTAACATGCCAGGCAATAATACAGGACTGCTGTAAATAGCGCGCCACCTGGCgtcacatcacacagacagaACACAACTGCTGCTGACTGGAGAGAGAAACAGAACGGCGGATTACTGCAAATTTGGTAAGTTAATATTTGACTATCATGTTTCAGATAGTGTATCAGATAGTGTATGTGGTTTTTAGTGTGGAATGAAACCGCAAGTTTAGCCGCAAACGTTATTATCTAACTCCCTCAAAATTGTGGTCAAAACTCTGTGAGTTACGCGCTCTTTCACCCTCTGCACTTTTCACGTCTAGTGAATTAACGTTAGCTTATGGTTTATTTCGACCAAAATTAGAGTTGATGCTTGTTGGAGACACAAACCGAGGCCattttggtgatttttttttttttctgtcgaATTTTAACAAAGCTTGCTTTACTATGGTATGCAAGGTAAAATGACCATGTTTGTCAATGGAGTCTGCTGGGGGTGAGGAGATTGATAAATGGTAGTTTGAGTTTAAACAAA comes from the Labeo rohita strain BAU-BD-2019 chromosome 24, IGBB_LRoh.1.0, whole genome shotgun sequence genome and includes:
- the chst2b gene encoding carbohydrate sulfotransferase 2; translation: MRSNQFLQLNLPALGEKNGVYGRNLKTYRNHPTKIITQPGIVMKVLRRKRIVLFIAYFLLLVLTMLNLANYRWTKEPQQCNIQMRSTPYQGRSDIRFLYRPSLAKKRQLVYVLTTWRSGSSFFGELFNQHPEVFFLYEPMWHIWQKLYPGDAVSLQGAARDMLSSLYRCDLSVFQLYNSPGGKNFTSLGLFGATLNKVICSYPLCSAYRKEVVGMVDDKVCKKCPPQSLRLLEEECLKYNTIVIKGVRVLDVNVLAPLMEDPSLDLKVIHLVRDPRAVANSRIKSRHGLIRENLQVVRSRDPKLRRIPFVDPGHKMSKKDGADYHSVGAMEVICDRTYRSLRTALNPPDWLKGKYMAVRYEDLVEKPVKTLRNVYQFANLSANHDIESFALNMTNGTSSSSKPFIVSARNATQAASAWRTVLSIQQIKQVEEYCHHAMAILGYERVRTAGEAKDLSKSLLTASKL